From one Culex quinquefasciatus strain JHB chromosome 3, VPISU_Cqui_1.0_pri_paternal, whole genome shotgun sequence genomic stretch:
- the LOC6035809 gene encoding larval cuticle protein A2B encodes MAALKIVLVTVCVFGVSQAGVLLPGARLAAAPLAAAAVPVINTSYDPLPQYTYAYNVQDALTGDHKSQQETRDGDVVKGSYSLVEPDGTVRTVIYTADPINGFNAIVQRGPLVHKAVVPVAAAPAAVVAPVTRVFG; translated from the exons ATGGCCGCCCTCAAG ATCGTTTTGGTTACCGTTTGCGTGTTCGGAGTCAGCCAGGCCGGAGTGCTTTTGCCGGGAGCTCGATTGGCCGCTGCCCcacttgcagcagcagcagttcccGTCATCAACACCAGCTACGATCCTTTGCCACAGTATACCTACGCGTACAATGTTCAAGATGCCCTTACCGGCGATCATAAGAGCCAGCAAGAAACGAGAGACGGCGATGTTGTGAAAG GCTCCTACTCGCTGGTTGAACCGGACGGCACTGTGCGCACCGTGATCTACACTGCGGACCCGATCAACGGTTTCAACGCAATCGTCCAGCGCGGCCCTCTGGTACACAAGGCTGTGGTGCCCGTGGCCGCAGCCCCAGCTGCCGTTGTCGCACCAGTTACTAGAGTATTTGGTTAG